Proteins from a genomic interval of Falco rusticolus isolate bFalRus1 chromosome 7, bFalRus1.pri, whole genome shotgun sequence:
- the PTGER2 gene encoding prostaglandin E2 receptor EP2 subtype, protein MNGTGRGLCERSGALPAGARPLVSALMFSAGLLGNLLALGLLLCRRGPRARPPSLFHVLVLALVVTDLLGTCSVSPFVLASYHRNCTLTALAQGGHICLYFGFAMSFFGLATMLILFAMALERCLALGQPYFYERFLSPRTGLVALPAIYTFSAAFCSLPLVGFGRYVQYCPGTWCFIQMHLDYLQHNGSREVSGLDVTFSLLYATLLLFLILSVLLCNLSVIANLARMHRRGQKTRRLATLEQPRPSGSCVRRMFSMAEEIDHLLLLSIMTITFVICSLPFTIRAYVNKFSEEEDNHDWDLLALRFLSINSIVDPWVFAILRPPVLRFMRSALCCQVTPASQDRQTPSPAKTKLAARLDPCGQ, encoded by the exons atgAACGGGACGGGCCGGGGGCTTTGCGAGCGCAGCGGAGCGCTACCGGCCGGGGCCCGCCCGCTGGTCAGTGCCCTCATGTTCTCGGCCGGGCTCTTGGGCAacctgctggccctggggctgctgctctgccgCCGGggcccccgcgcccgcccgccctcccTCTTCCACGTCCTGGTGCTGGCCCTGGTGGTCACCGACCTGCTGGGCACCTGCTCTGTCAGCCCCTTCGTCCTGGCCTCCTACCACCGCAACTGCACCCTGACCGCCCTGGCCCAAGGAGGACACATCTGCCTCTACTTCGGCTTTGCCATGAGCTTCTTTGGCCTCGCCACCATGCTAATCCTCTTCGCCATGGCGCTGGAGCGATGCCTGGCCCTGGGGCAGCCTTACTTCTATGAGCGCTTTCTCAGCCCCCGCACGGGCTTGGTTGCCCTGCCCGCCATCTACACCTTCTCCGCCGCCTTCTGCTCCTTGCCGCTGGTGGGCTTCGGGCGCTATGTGCAGTATTGCCCTGGCACCTGGTGCTTCATCCAAATGCACCTGGACTACCTCCAGCACAACGGCAGCAGGGAGGTGTCTGGCTTGGACGTCACCTTCTCGCTTCTCTACGCCaccctgctcctcttcctcatcctctcCGTGCTGCTCTGCAACCTCAGCGTCATTGCCAACCTGGCCCGCATGCACCGCCGCGGGCAGAAGACCCGCCGGTTGGCCACACTTGAGCAGCCCCGGCCATCTGGCAGCTGCGTCCGGCGCATGTTCTCCATGGCTGAGGAGATTGaccacctccttctcctctccatcaTGACCATCACCTTTGTCATCTGCTCCCTGCCATTCACG ATCCGTGCCTATGTGAACAAGTTCAGCGAGGAAGAAGACAACCACGACTGGGACCTCCTAGCCCTGAGATTTCTCTCTATTAATTCCATCGTTGACCCTTGGGTCTTTGCCATCCTGAGGCCACCGGTCCTGCGGTTCATGCGCTCGGCGCTGTGCTGCCAGGTGACCCCTGCGAGCCAAGACAGACAGACTCCATCCCCCGCAAAGACAAAACTGGCAGCACGGCTGGACCCTTGTGGGCAGTAG